GATCGCCCTGAATGCGGCCTTTGAGCGGCAGCCCTATCCACACCAGCAGGAGGCACTGGCCGCGTGGCAGGCGGCCGGGCGACGGGGGGTGGTGGTGCTGCCGACCGCAGCGGGCAAGACCTATCTGGCGCAGATGGCGATGCAGGCAACTCCGCGCAGCACGCTGATCACAGTGCCGACGCTGGACTTGATGCACCAGTGGTATGCTCATTTGCTGGCGGCGTTTCCCGATGCAGAGGTAGGCTTGCTGGGGGGAGGATCGCGCGATCGCACGTCTGTCCTAGTTGCCACCTATGACAGCGCGGCGATTCATGCAGAGTCTCTGGGCAATCGCTATGGGCTGCTGATTTGCGATGAGTGCCACCATTTGCCCAGCGACTTTAACCGGGTCATTGCAGAATATGCGATCGCCCCTTATCGCCTGGGCCTGACCGCTACGCCCGACCGCAGCGACGGCCGCCACGCTGATTTGGACACGCTGTTGGGGCCAGTGGTCTATCGCCGCACGGCGGAGGAACTGTCGGGTCACGCGCTGGCGCACCATGAAATCGTGCAGGTGAAGGTAAAGCTGTCGCAGCAGGAGCGCGATCGCTACACGGCGCTGATTGCAACCCGCAATGCATTTCTGGAGCGGCATAGGGTGTTTTTGGGCAGCCTGTCGGGCTGGCAGCAGTTTGTGCGGCTGAGTGCCCAGTCGCAGGCGGGGCGGCGGGCCATGCTGGCACACCGGGAGGCAAGGGCGATCGCGCTCGGCACAGAGGGTAAACTGCGGGTTCTCACCGATCTGCTAGCACAGCACTACCCCGACCGCACGATTGTCTTTACCAACGACAACGCCACGGTTTACCGAATTTCCAGGGAATTTCTGATTCCGGCGCTGACGCACCAGACCCCCGTGAAAGAACGCCACGGCATCTTGCAAAAGTTCCGCGAGGGCACGTATCAGGCGCTAGCCGTGTCCCATGTGCTGAATGAAGGCGTAGATGTGCCCGATGCCCGCGTGGCCATTATCCTGTCGGGCACGGGGTCGAGCCGGGAGTATATCCAGCGGCTGGGGCGGGTGCTGCGCCGGGGCGACGGCGACAAGCAGGCAATTCTTTACGAAGTAGTGGCAGAGGAAACGACGGAAGAAGGCGTATCGCGCCGCCGCCGTGCCCAAACGGGTCAGGGGCGATCGCCCCAGTTGGAGCTATTGCCCCCCGCGTCGCCCCCAGTCTCACCCTACGAAAAGTTTCTCCAGCCCACGCGCAAAGCCGCAGAGCCGTCGGGTTCCTATCAAGCAGAGCCTCAGCCTGATCCAGACGACGACGTGTGGTAGCGCGGCATGGTGCAACGAAGAACTCACGCCATATCGCAACGCCGAGCGCTACACCAACTGATGCTGCTCTTGCTCAAGCTGGCGAACTAGCGTGTCGTCCCCCTTAGCCCGTGCCA
The Thermoleptolyngbya sichuanensis A183 DNA segment above includes these coding regions:
- a CDS encoding DEAD/DEAH box helicase — encoded protein: MARTPTLKFDRGTLILHPPPRGKAWVDFATWDDRVERFRIPAMQYRPLVERLRAEGTTFDDEAKAFEPIALNAAFERQPYPHQQEALAAWQAAGRRGVVVLPTAAGKTYLAQMAMQATPRSTLITVPTLDLMHQWYAHLLAAFPDAEVGLLGGGSRDRTSVLVATYDSAAIHAESLGNRYGLLICDECHHLPSDFNRVIAEYAIAPYRLGLTATPDRSDGRHADLDTLLGPVVYRRTAEELSGHALAHHEIVQVKVKLSQQERDRYTALIATRNAFLERHRVFLGSLSGWQQFVRLSAQSQAGRRAMLAHREARAIALGTEGKLRVLTDLLAQHYPDRTIVFTNDNATVYRISREFLIPALTHQTPVKERHGILQKFREGTYQALAVSHVLNEGVDVPDARVAIILSGTGSSREYIQRLGRVLRRGDGDKQAILYEVVAEETTEEGVSRRRRAQTGQGRSPQLELLPPASPPVSPYEKFLQPTRKAAEPSGSYQAEPQPDPDDDVW